In Streptomyces sp. NBC_01426, one genomic interval encodes:
- the tpiA gene encoding triose-phosphate isomerase: MTSRTPLMAGNWKMNLNHLEAIAHVQKLAFALADKDYDAVEVAVLPPFVDLRSVQTLVDGDKLKIKYGAQDISAHDSGAYTGEISGPMLSKLKCAFVAVGHSERRQYHGENDEICNAKVKAAFKHGITPILCVGEGLDVRKAGEQVPHTLAQVDGGLKDVPAEQVESIVIAYEPVWAIGTGEVATPEDAQEVCGAIRGRLAELYSQELADKVRIQYGGSVKSGNIAAIMAQPDVDGALIGGAALDVDEFVKIVRFRDQ, encoded by the coding sequence GTGACTTCGCGTACCCCGCTGATGGCGGGCAACTGGAAGATGAACCTCAACCACCTCGAGGCCATCGCGCACGTCCAGAAGCTCGCGTTCGCCCTGGCCGACAAGGACTACGACGCCGTCGAGGTCGCGGTGCTGCCGCCCTTCGTCGACCTGCGTTCGGTCCAGACCCTGGTCGACGGCGACAAGCTGAAGATCAAGTACGGCGCCCAGGACATCTCGGCGCACGACTCCGGTGCCTACACCGGCGAGATCTCCGGCCCCATGCTGTCGAAGCTGAAGTGCGCGTTCGTGGCCGTCGGCCACAGCGAGCGCCGCCAGTACCACGGCGAGAACGACGAGATCTGCAACGCCAAGGTCAAGGCCGCCTTCAAGCACGGGATCACCCCGATCCTCTGCGTCGGCGAGGGCCTGGACGTCCGCAAGGCCGGCGAGCAGGTCCCGCACACGCTGGCCCAGGTCGACGGCGGACTGAAGGACGTACCGGCCGAGCAGGTCGAGTCCATCGTCATCGCGTACGAGCCCGTGTGGGCCATCGGCACCGGTGAGGTCGCCACCCCCGAGGACGCGCAGGAGGTCTGCGGGGCGATCCGCGGCCGCCTCGCCGAGCTGTACTCCCAGGAGCTGGCCGACAAGGTCCGCATCCAGTACGGCGGCTCGGTGAAGTCCGGCAACATCGCCGCGATCATGGCGCAGCCCGATGTCGACGGCGCGCTCATCGGCGGCGCCGCGCTGGACGTGGACGAGTTCGTCAAGATCGTCCGGTTCCGGGACCAGTGA
- the secG gene encoding preprotein translocase subunit SecG, which translates to MGFSIALIVFSALLMLLVLMHKGKGGGLSDMFGGGMQSSVGGSSVAERNLDRITVVIGLLWFACIVTLGLMMKSTS; encoded by the coding sequence ATGGGGTTCTCGATCGCCCTGATCGTCTTCAGCGCCCTGCTGATGCTGCTCGTGCTGATGCACAAGGGCAAGGGCGGCGGCCTTTCCGACATGTTCGGCGGCGGCATGCAGTCGTCGGTCGGCGGTTCCTCGGTCGCCGAGCGCAACCTGGACCGCATCACCGTCGTGATCGGTCTGCTCTGGTTCGCCTGCATCGTGACGCTCGGTCTGATGATGAAGTCGACCAGCTGA
- a CDS encoding RNA polymerase-binding protein RbpA, which produces MASGNAIRGSRVGAGPMGEAERGESAPRLRISFWCSNGHETQPSFASDAQVPDTWDCPRCGFPAGQDRDNPPAPPRTEPYKTHLAYVRERRTDADGEAILAEALAKLRGEI; this is translated from the coding sequence GTGGCAAGTGGCAACGCGATCCGTGGCAGTCGGGTCGGAGCGGGGCCGATGGGCGAGGCCGAGCGCGGTGAGTCCGCGCCCCGCCTGCGCATCTCCTTCTGGTGCTCGAACGGGCACGAGACACAGCCCAGCTTCGCCAGCGACGCGCAGGTGCCGGACACCTGGGACTGCCCGCGCTGCGGGTTCCCGGCAGGCCAGGACCGGGACAACCCGCCGGCTCCGCCGCGCACCGAACCGTACAAGACGCACCTGGCGTACGTGCGGGAGCGGCGCACCGACGCCGACGGCGAGGCGATCCTCGCCGAAGCCCTCGCCAAGTTGCGCGGCGAGATCTGA
- the pgi gene encoding glucose-6-phosphate isomerase, translating into MNADTRTRLNRTPEWLALGKHREELGQTHLRELFEADPGRGTGYTLRVGDLHIDYSKHLVTDETLALLRALASATGVAELRDAMFRGEKINTTEDRAVLHTALRAPRDAVIEVDGENVVPDVHAVLDKMAAFSDQVRSGKWTGFTGKRIKNVVNIGIGGSDLGPAMAYEALRAFADRGLTLRFVSNVDGADLHEAVRDFDPAETLFIIASKTFTTIETITNATSARDWLLAGLGGDQSAVARHFVALSTNAEKVTGFGIDPANMFEFWDWVGGRYSFDSAIGLSLMIAIGPDAFREMLDGFAAMDRHFRTAPPEENAPLLMGLLGVWYGGFFDAQSHAVLPYSHYLSRFTAYLQQLDMESNGKSVDRDGNPVDWQTGPVVWGTPGTNGQHAYYQLIHQGTKLIPADFIGFARPVAELSAPLKAQHDLLMANFFAQTQALAFGKTAEEVRAEGVDEALVAHKTFAGNHPTTTILATELTPGVLGQLIALYEHKVFVQGAVWNIDSFDQWGVELGKVLAKRVEPALTEGADVEGFDASTRALVATYRSLRGRS; encoded by the coding sequence ATGAACGCAGACACCCGTACGAGGCTGAACCGGACACCCGAGTGGCTCGCACTCGGCAAGCACCGGGAAGAGCTGGGGCAGACGCATCTGCGGGAGCTGTTCGAGGCGGATCCGGGCAGGGGCACCGGCTACACGCTGCGGGTCGGCGACCTGCACATCGACTACTCGAAGCACCTCGTGACGGACGAGACGCTCGCGCTGCTGCGCGCACTGGCCTCGGCGACCGGTGTGGCCGAGCTGCGCGATGCGATGTTCCGCGGCGAGAAGATCAACACGACGGAGGACAGGGCGGTCCTGCACACCGCTCTGCGCGCCCCGAGGGACGCGGTGATCGAGGTGGACGGCGAGAACGTCGTCCCCGACGTGCACGCCGTCCTCGACAAGATGGCCGCGTTCTCCGACCAGGTCAGGTCGGGCAAGTGGACGGGCTTCACCGGCAAGCGCATCAAGAACGTCGTCAACATCGGCATCGGCGGCTCCGACCTGGGCCCGGCGATGGCGTACGAGGCGCTGCGCGCCTTCGCCGACCGCGGGCTGACGCTGCGTTTCGTCTCCAACGTGGACGGCGCCGACCTGCACGAGGCGGTACGGGACTTCGACCCGGCGGAGACGCTGTTCATCATCGCGTCGAAGACCTTCACCACGATCGAGACCATCACCAACGCCACCTCGGCGCGGGACTGGCTGCTCGCGGGGCTGGGCGGTGACCAGAGCGCCGTGGCACGGCACTTCGTGGCGCTGTCCACCAACGCCGAGAAGGTCACCGGGTTCGGCATCGACCCGGCCAACATGTTCGAGTTCTGGGACTGGGTCGGCGGGCGTTACTCCTTCGACTCCGCGATCGGCCTCTCGCTGATGATCGCGATCGGCCCGGACGCCTTCCGGGAGATGCTGGACGGCTTCGCGGCCATGGACCGGCACTTCCGGACCGCGCCGCCGGAGGAGAACGCGCCGCTGCTGATGGGCCTGTTGGGGGTCTGGTACGGCGGGTTCTTCGACGCGCAGTCGCACGCGGTGCTGCCGTACAGCCACTACCTGTCGCGGTTCACGGCCTACCTCCAGCAGCTGGACATGGAGTCCAACGGCAAGTCGGTGGACCGGGACGGCAACCCGGTGGACTGGCAGACCGGACCGGTGGTGTGGGGCACGCCCGGCACGAACGGGCAGCACGCGTACTACCAGTTGATCCACCAGGGAACGAAGCTGATCCCGGCGGACTTCATCGGCTTCGCCCGGCCGGTGGCGGAACTCTCCGCGCCGCTGAAGGCCCAACACGACCTGCTGATGGCGAACTTCTTCGCGCAGACGCAGGCCCTGGCCTTCGGCAAGACCGCCGAGGAGGTCCGGGCGGAGGGCGTCGACGAGGCGCTGGTCGCCCACAAGACGTTCGCGGGCAACCACCCCACGACGACGATCCTCGCGACCGAACTGACCCCCGGCGTACTGGGGCAGCTGATCGCCCTGTACGAGCACAAGGTGTTCGTCCAGGGCGCGGTGTGGAACATCGACTCCTTCGACCAGTGGGGAGTCGAACTCGGCAAGGTGCTCGCCAAGCGGGTGGAGCCGGCGCTGACCGAAGGGGCGGACGTGGAGGGCTTCGACGCCTCGACGCGGGCCCTCGTCGCGACGTACCGCTCGCTGCGCGGCCGGTCCTGA
- the pgl gene encoding 6-phosphogluconolactonase: MTTPQVVVHRDKELMAQAAAARLITKIVDAQAARGSASVVLTGGRNGNGLLAALAAAPARDAIDWSRLDLWWGDERYVPADDPERNHVQAREALLDAVPVDPARVHVMPASDGPYGADVDAAAAAYAAELAKAAGPEDHGPVPRFDVLMLGVGPDTHVASLFPEHPASRETERTVVGVHGAPKPPPTRVSLTLPAIRAAREVWLLAAGEDKAGAVALALGGAGDVQAPAAAAYGRSRTLWLLDRAAAAKLPSDMYPPASA, encoded by the coding sequence ATGACGACTCCCCAGGTCGTCGTCCACCGGGACAAGGAGCTGATGGCCCAGGCCGCGGCGGCCCGGCTCATCACGAAGATCGTGGACGCGCAGGCGGCCCGCGGCAGCGCCTCGGTGGTGCTGACCGGCGGCCGCAACGGCAACGGTCTGCTCGCGGCGCTGGCGGCCGCTCCGGCCCGGGACGCGATCGACTGGTCGCGGCTGGACCTGTGGTGGGGCGACGAGCGGTACGTCCCCGCCGACGACCCCGAGCGCAATCACGTCCAGGCCCGCGAGGCGCTCCTGGACGCGGTGCCGGTCGATCCGGCGCGCGTCCACGTCATGCCGGCCTCGGACGGCCCGTACGGGGCGGACGTCGACGCCGCCGCCGCGGCCTACGCGGCGGAACTCGCCAAGGCGGCGGGTCCGGAGGACCACGGCCCGGTCCCCCGCTTCGACGTGCTGATGCTGGGCGTCGGCCCGGACACCCACGTGGCGTCGCTGTTCCCGGAGCACCCGGCGTCCCGCGAGACCGAGCGCACGGTGGTCGGTGTGCACGGCGCCCCGAAGCCGCCGCCGACCCGGGTCTCGCTGACCCTTCCGGCGATCCGGGCGGCCCGCGAGGTCTGGCTGCTGGCGGCGGGCGAGGACAAGGCGGGCGCGGTGGCGCTCGCGCTCGGCGGCGCGGGCGACGTCCAGGCCCCGGCGGCGGCGGCCTACGGGCGCAGCCGCACCCTGTGGCTCCTCGACCGCGCGGCGGCGGCCAAGCTGCCGTCGGACATGTACCCGCCGGCGTCGGCCTGA
- the opcA gene encoding glucose-6-phosphate dehydrogenase assembly protein OpcA produces MKIDLTETTSSKINAALVQARRDIGTPAIGMVLTLVIVTDEENAYDALKSANDASHEHPSRIIVVVKRISRSPRSRRDARLDAEIRVGADAGSGETVVLRMHGELVNHAQSVVLPLLLPDAPVVVWWPEGAPADLAGDPLGSLGQRRITDTYASESPIAALGSRAKAYAPGDTDLSWTRITPWRSMLAAALDQQSRVSVVSATVEGEDDNPSCELLAMWLADRLGVPVKRTHSGGPGLTAVRLETTDGVIVLDRADGALATLCMPGQPDRAVALKRRDTAELLAEELRRLDPDNTYEASLKFGVDRLDAKKAPAGSSEASAGKAQDPAAKAEAPAKPAGKAPAKKASAKQ; encoded by the coding sequence ATGAAGATCGACCTTACGGAGACCACCTCCAGCAAGATCAACGCCGCGTTGGTGCAGGCACGCCGGGACATCGGCACGCCGGCCATCGGCATGGTCCTCACGCTGGTGATCGTGACCGACGAGGAGAACGCGTACGACGCGCTCAAGTCGGCGAACGACGCATCCCACGAGCACCCCTCGCGGATCATCGTCGTGGTCAAGCGGATCAGCCGCTCGCCGCGCAGTCGCCGCGACGCCCGTCTCGACGCGGAGATCCGGGTCGGGGCGGACGCCGGCTCCGGCGAGACGGTCGTGCTCCGCATGCACGGCGAACTGGTCAACCACGCCCAGTCGGTGGTTCTCCCGCTCCTGCTGCCCGACGCCCCCGTGGTGGTCTGGTGGCCGGAGGGCGCTCCGGCGGACCTGGCGGGCGACCCGCTGGGCTCGCTGGGACAGCGCCGGATCACGGACACGTACGCCTCCGAGAGTCCGATCGCCGCGCTCGGCAGCCGGGCCAAGGCGTACGCGCCGGGTGACACGGACCTGTCCTGGACCCGGATCACCCCGTGGCGTTCGATGCTGGCCGCGGCGCTCGACCAGCAGAGTCGCGTCTCCGTCGTCTCGGCGACCGTCGAGGGCGAGGACGACAACCCGAGCTGCGAGCTGCTGGCCATGTGGCTGGCGGACCGTCTGGGCGTACCGGTCAAGCGCACCCACTCCGGCGGCCCCGGCCTCACGGCCGTCCGGCTGGAGACCACGGACGGCGTGATCGTCCTGGACCGGGCGGACGGGGCGCTGGCGACGCTGTGCATGCCGGGTCAGCCCGACCGCGCGGTGGCGCTCAAGCGTCGTGACACGGCCGAGCTGCTGGCGGAGGAACTGCGCCGGCTGGACCCGGACAACACGTACGAGGCCTCGCTGAAGTTCGGCGTGGACCGGCTGGACGCGAAGAAGGCTCCGGCCGGCTCGTCGGAGGCTTCCGCCGGCAAGGCGCAGGACCCCGCGGCCAAGGCCGAGGCGCCCGCGAAGCCGGCGGGCAAGGCCCCGGCCAAGAAGGCCTCGGCCAAGCAGTGA
- the zwf gene encoding glucose-6-phosphate dehydrogenase, with amino-acid sequence MSVNGANPLRDAQDRRLPRIAGPSGLVIFGVTGDLSRKKLMPAVYDLANRGLLPPGFSLIGFARREWQDEDFAQEVHDAVKEHSRTPFREEVWQQLVQGCRFVQGDFDDDAAFETLKATIEELDKAQGTGGNFAFYLSVPPKFFPKVVQQLKDHGLAQKEGSWRRAVIEKPFGHDLKSAEELNKVVHEVFPRDEVFRIDHYLGKETVQNILALRFANTMFEPIWNRSYVDHVQITMAEDIGIGGRAGYYDGIGAARDVIQNHLLQLLALTAMEEPGSFHPKALVAEKLKVLTAVELPEDLGKHTVRGQYSAAWQGGEKVVGYLEEDGIDPKSKTDTYAAIRLEINNRRWAGVPFYLRTGKRLGRRVTEIAVVFKRAPYLPFESGATEELGQNALVIRVQPDEGVTVRFGSKVPGTSMEVRDVTMDFAYGESFTESSPEAYERLILDVLLGDANLFPRHQEVELSWNILDPIEQYWDKHGKPAQYPAGTWGPVEADEMLARDGRSWRRP; translated from the coding sequence TTGTCTGTGAACGGAGCGAACCCGCTTCGTGACGCACAGGACCGGCGGCTCCCGCGCATCGCGGGGCCGTCCGGCCTGGTCATTTTCGGCGTTACGGGTGACCTGTCGCGCAAGAAGCTGATGCCTGCCGTCTACGACCTCGCCAACCGCGGCCTGCTCCCGCCGGGCTTCTCGCTCATCGGGTTCGCCCGGCGCGAGTGGCAGGACGAGGACTTCGCCCAGGAGGTGCACGACGCGGTCAAGGAGCACTCGCGCACTCCCTTCCGTGAGGAGGTGTGGCAACAGCTCGTCCAGGGCTGCCGCTTCGTCCAGGGCGACTTCGACGACGACGCGGCCTTCGAGACGCTGAAGGCCACGATCGAGGAACTCGACAAGGCCCAGGGCACCGGCGGGAACTTCGCCTTCTACCTCTCGGTTCCGCCGAAGTTCTTCCCCAAGGTGGTCCAGCAGCTCAAGGACCACGGTCTGGCGCAGAAGGAAGGCTCGTGGCGGCGCGCCGTCATCGAGAAGCCCTTCGGCCACGACCTGAAGAGCGCGGAAGAGCTCAACAAGGTCGTCCACGAGGTCTTCCCCCGTGACGAGGTCTTCCGGATCGACCACTACCTCGGCAAGGAGACCGTCCAGAACATCCTGGCGCTCCGCTTCGCCAACACCATGTTCGAGCCGATCTGGAACCGGTCGTACGTCGACCACGTGCAGATCACCATGGCGGAGGACATCGGCATCGGCGGCCGGGCCGGGTACTACGACGGCATCGGCGCCGCCCGTGACGTGATCCAGAACCACCTGCTCCAGCTGCTCGCGCTCACGGCGATGGAGGAGCCCGGCTCCTTCCACCCGAAGGCGCTGGTGGCGGAGAAGCTCAAGGTGCTGACCGCCGTGGAGCTGCCCGAGGACCTGGGCAAGCACACCGTGCGCGGCCAGTACTCGGCGGCCTGGCAGGGCGGCGAGAAGGTCGTCGGGTACCTCGAAGAGGACGGCATCGACCCCAAGTCGAAGACCGACACCTACGCGGCCATCCGTCTGGAGATCAACAACCGTCGCTGGGCGGGCGTCCCGTTCTACCTGCGGACCGGCAAGCGCCTGGGCCGTCGGGTGACCGAGATCGCGGTGGTCTTCAAGCGGGCCCCGTACCTCCCGTTCGAGTCGGGCGCGACCGAGGAGCTGGGGCAGAACGCCCTGGTCATCCGGGTCCAGCCGGACGAGGGCGTGACGGTCCGCTTCGGCTCCAAGGTGCCCGGCACCTCCATGGAGGTCCGGGACGTCACGATGGACTTCGCCTACGGCGAGTCCTTCACGGAGTCCAGCCCCGAGGCCTACGAGCGGCTGATCCTCGACGTCCTGCTGGGTGACGCGAACCTCTTCCCGCGTCACCAGGAGGTCGAGCTCTCCTGGAACATCCTCGACCCGATCGAGCAGTACTGGGACAAGCACGGCAAGCCCGCGCAGTACCCGGCGGGCACCTGGGGACCGGTCGAGGCGGACGAGATGCTCGCACGAGACGGACGGAGCTGGCGCCGGCCATGA
- the tal gene encoding transaldolase, with translation MTDALKRLSDEGVAIWLDDLSRKRITSGNLAELIDQQHVVGVTTNPSIFQKAISSGDGYEQQLADLAARKVTVEEAIRMITTVDVRDAADILRPVFDATEGQDGRVSIEVDPRLAHNTTATVAEAKQLAWLVDRPNTLIKIPATKAGLPAITEVIGRGISVNVTLIFSLERYREVMEAYLAGLEKAKAAGLDLAKIHSVASFFVSRVDSEIDKRLDDLGTDEAKALKGKAALANARLAYEAFEEVFAGERWAALDKAHANKQRPLWASTGVKDPAYKDTLYVVDLVAPGTVNTMPEATMEATADHGEVTGDTIRGTYEQSRAELDAVAKLGISYDDVVQLLEDEGVEKFAVSWNDLLKSTEAELVRLAPTEA, from the coding sequence ATGACAGACGCACTCAAGCGCCTCTCCGACGAGGGCGTGGCGATCTGGCTGGACGACCTGTCCCGCAAGCGCATCACGTCCGGCAACCTCGCCGAGCTCATCGACCAGCAGCACGTCGTCGGTGTCACCACCAACCCGTCGATCTTCCAGAAGGCGATCAGCAGCGGCGACGGTTACGAGCAGCAGCTCGCCGACCTCGCGGCCCGCAAGGTCACCGTCGAAGAGGCGATCCGCATGATCACGACGGTGGACGTCCGCGACGCCGCCGACATCCTGCGCCCCGTGTTCGACGCGACGGAGGGTCAGGACGGCCGGGTCTCGATCGAGGTCGACCCCCGGCTGGCCCACAACACCACGGCGACCGTCGCCGAGGCCAAGCAGCTCGCCTGGCTGGTGGACCGCCCGAACACGCTCATCAAGATCCCGGCGACCAAGGCCGGCCTGCCGGCGATCACCGAGGTCATCGGCCGGGGCATCAGCGTCAACGTCACGCTGATCTTCTCGCTGGAGCGCTACCGCGAGGTCATGGAGGCCTACCTGGCGGGTCTGGAGAAGGCCAAGGCCGCCGGCCTGGACCTCGCCAAGATCCACTCGGTCGCCTCGTTCTTCGTGTCCCGCGTGGACTCCGAGATCGACAAGCGCCTCGACGACCTCGGCACCGACGAGGCCAAGGCCCTGAAGGGCAAGGCGGCCCTCGCCAACGCCCGTCTGGCCTACGAGGCCTTCGAGGAGGTCTTCGCCGGTGAGCGCTGGGCCGCCCTGGACAAGGCGCACGCGAACAAGCAGCGTCCGCTGTGGGCCTCGACCGGCGTCAAGGACCCGGCCTACAAGGACACCCTGTACGTGGTGGACCTGGTCGCCCCCGGCACCGTGAACACCATGCCGGAAGCCACCATGGAGGCCACCGCCGACCACGGCGAGGTCACCGGCGACACCATCCGCGGCACCTACGAGCAGTCGCGCGCCGAGCTCGACGCGGTCGCGAAGCTGGGCATCTCGTACGACGATGTCGTTCAGCTGCTGGAAGACGAGGGCGTCGAGAAGTTCGCGGTGTCCTGGAACGACCTGCTGAAGTCGACCGAGGCGGAACTCGTGCGCCTTGCCCCCACGGAGGCCTGA
- the tkt gene encoding transketolase — translation MSTKPTTTELEWTELDQRAVDTARILAADAVQKVGNGHPGTAMSLAPAAYTLFQKVMRHDPADPEWVGRDRFVLSAGHSSLTLYTQLYLAGFGLELADLEAFRTWGSKTPGHPEYGHTKGVETTTGPLGQGVANAVGMAMAARYERGLFDPEAAPGTSPFDHMIYAIAGDGCLQEGISHEASSLAGHQKLGNLVLLWDDNHISIEGDTETAVSEDTLARYEAYGWHVQRVAPQESGDLDPKALFAALEAAKAETGRPSFIAMRSIIAWPAPHAQNTEAAHGSALGADEVAATKRVLGFDPEKSFDVADEVLAHTREALDRGREVKAAWEKDFSAWRTSNPKRAAEFDRINANELPEGWEEKLPVFETGKGVATRAASGKVLEALGAVIPELWGGSADLAGSNNTTIDKNSSFLPVGNPLPGAQPYGRTIHFGIREHAMAAAMNGIALHGHTRIYGGTFLTFSDYMRNAVRLSALMHVPVTYVWTHDSVGLGEDGPTHQPVEHVASLRAIPGLNVVRPADANETVVAWREILRRHTKVFGKGAPHGLALTRQGVPTYELNENAAKGGYVLLDAEGGEPQVILIGTGSEVQLAVGAREALQAEGIPTRVVSMPSVEWFEEQDQAYKDSVLPPAVKARVAVEAGIGLTWHRYVGDAGRIVSLEHFGASADGALLFREFGLTAEAVTAAAQESLTAAAR, via the coding sequence GTGAGCACCAAGCCGACCACCACAGAGCTCGAGTGGACCGAACTGGACCAGCGGGCCGTCGACACCGCCCGCATCCTGGCCGCCGACGCGGTACAGAAGGTCGGGAACGGCCACCCCGGTACGGCGATGAGCCTGGCCCCCGCCGCGTACACCCTTTTCCAGAAGGTCATGCGGCACGACCCGGCCGACCCCGAATGGGTCGGGCGTGACCGCTTCGTGCTCTCCGCAGGGCACTCGTCCCTGACCCTCTACACCCAGCTCTACCTGGCCGGTTTCGGCCTGGAGCTGGCTGACCTGGAGGCGTTCCGCACCTGGGGCTCCAAGACCCCCGGTCACCCGGAGTACGGACACACCAAGGGCGTCGAGACGACCACCGGCCCGCTGGGCCAGGGCGTCGCCAACGCGGTGGGCATGGCCATGGCCGCCCGCTACGAACGCGGTCTGTTCGACCCGGAGGCCGCCCCGGGCACCTCCCCGTTCGACCACATGATCTACGCGATCGCCGGCGACGGCTGCCTCCAGGAGGGCATCTCGCACGAGGCGTCCTCGCTGGCCGGCCACCAGAAGCTCGGCAACCTCGTGCTGCTGTGGGACGACAACCACATCTCCATCGAGGGCGACACGGAGACGGCCGTCTCCGAGGACACCCTCGCGCGCTACGAGGCCTACGGCTGGCACGTCCAGCGCGTCGCCCCGCAGGAGAGCGGCGACCTGGACCCGAAGGCGCTGTTCGCCGCGCTGGAGGCCGCCAAGGCCGAGACCGGGCGCCCGTCGTTCATCGCGATGCGCTCGATCATCGCCTGGCCCGCCCCGCACGCCCAGAACACCGAGGCCGCGCACGGCTCGGCCCTCGGCGCCGACGAGGTCGCGGCCACCAAGCGCGTGCTGGGCTTCGACCCGGAGAAGAGCTTCGACGTCGCCGACGAGGTCCTCGCCCACACGCGCGAGGCGCTCGACCGGGGCCGCGAGGTCAAGGCCGCGTGGGAGAAGGACTTCTCCGCCTGGCGCACCTCCAACCCGAAGCGCGCGGCCGAGTTCGACCGCATCAACGCCAACGAGCTGCCCGAGGGCTGGGAGGAGAAGCTCCCCGTCTTCGAGACCGGCAAGGGCGTCGCCACCCGCGCCGCGTCCGGCAAGGTCCTGGAGGCCCTCGGCGCGGTCATCCCGGAGCTGTGGGGCGGCTCGGCCGACCTCGCCGGCTCCAACAACACCACCATCGACAAGAACTCCTCGTTCCTGCCGGTGGGCAACCCGCTCCCGGGCGCCCAGCCGTACGGCCGCACGATCCACTTCGGGATCCGCGAGCACGCCATGGCCGCGGCCATGAACGGCATCGCGCTGCACGGCCACACCCGCATCTACGGCGGCACGTTCCTGACGTTCTCCGACTACATGCGCAACGCGGTCCGCCTCTCCGCGCTGATGCACGTGCCGGTCACCTACGTGTGGACGCACGACTCCGTCGGTCTCGGCGAGGACGGCCCGACGCACCAGCCGGTCGAGCACGTCGCCTCGCTGCGCGCCATCCCGGGCCTGAACGTGGTCCGCCCGGCGGACGCGAACGAGACCGTCGTCGCCTGGCGCGAGATCCTCCGGCGCCACACCAAGGTGTTCGGCAAGGGTGCCCCGCACGGTCTGGCGCTGACCCGCCAGGGCGTGCCCACCTACGAGCTGAACGAGAACGCCGCCAAGGGCGGGTACGTCCTCCTCGACGCCGAGGGCGGCGAGCCGCAGGTGATCCTCATCGGCACCGGCTCCGAGGTCCAGCTCGCCGTCGGCGCCCGCGAGGCGCTCCAGGCCGAGGGCATCCCGACCCGCGTGGTCTCGATGCCGTCCGTCGAGTGGTTCGAGGAGCAGGACCAGGCGTACAAGGACAGCGTCCTGCCGCCCGCCGTCAAGGCGCGCGTCGCCGTCGAGGCCGGCATCGGTCTGACCTGGCACCGCTACGTCGGCGACGCCGGCCGGATCGTGTCGCTGGAGCACTTCGGCGCCTCCGCCGACGGCGCCCTGCTGTTCCGCGAGTTCGGTCTGACGGCCGAGGCCGTCACCGCCGCCGCCCAGGAATCCCTCACCGCCGCCGCGCGCTGA
- a CDS encoding heme o synthase encodes MTAVESRPAAVLGTSPGHRPFGARAMAFVALTKPRIIELLLITTVPVMFLAEGGVPSLWLVLATCFGGYLSAGGANALNMYIDRDIDALMDRTAQRPLVTGMVSPRECLAFGLGLAVVSTLFFGLLVNWLSAALSLGALLFYVVVYTMLLKRRTAQNIVWGGIAGCMPVLIGWSAVKNEVSWAAIILFLVIFFWTPPHYWPLSMKVKDDYARAGVPMLPVVAGNKVVARQIVLYSWVMVAVSLLLTPLGYTGWFYTTVALVAGGWWLWEAHALNARAKSGVTGAKLKEMRLFHWSITYVSLLFVAVAVDPFLK; translated from the coding sequence GTGACGGCCGTCGAATCCCGTCCAGCGGCGGTGCTCGGGACGAGCCCCGGTCACCGGCCGTTCGGGGCCAGGGCCATGGCATTCGTGGCTTTGACCAAGCCTCGGATCATCGAACTTCTGCTGATCACCACAGTGCCGGTGATGTTCCTGGCCGAGGGGGGCGTCCCCTCCCTCTGGCTGGTGCTCGCGACCTGCTTCGGCGGTTACCTCTCGGCCGGTGGCGCGAACGCGCTGAACATGTACATCGACCGCGACATCGACGCGTTGATGGACCGTACGGCGCAGCGGCCGTTGGTGACCGGCATGGTGAGCCCGCGTGAGTGCCTGGCCTTCGGCCTCGGCCTCGCGGTGGTCTCCACCCTCTTCTTCGGGCTCCTCGTCAACTGGCTGTCCGCGGCCCTGTCGCTCGGCGCGCTCCTCTTCTACGTCGTGGTCTACACGATGCTGTTGAAGCGGCGCACCGCGCAGAACATCGTCTGGGGCGGCATCGCCGGTTGCATGCCGGTGCTCATCGGCTGGTCCGCGGTGAAGAACGAGGTCTCCTGGGCCGCGATCATCCTGTTCCTCGTCATCTTCTTCTGGACGCCGCCGCACTACTGGCCGCTGTCCATGAAGGTCAAGGACGACTACGCGCGGGCCGGCGTGCCGATGCTGCCGGTCGTGGCGGGCAACAAGGTCGTGGCGCGCCAGATCGTCCTCTACAGCTGGGTGATGGTGGCGGTCTCGCTGCTGCTGACCCCGCTCGGCTACACCGGCTGGTTCTACACGACGGTGGCGCTGGTGGCCGGCGGTTGGTGGCTGTGGGAGGCGCACGCGCTGAACGCGCGGGCCAAGTCGGGCGTGACGGGCGCGAAGCTGAAGGAGATGCGACTGTTCCACTGGTCGATCACCTATGTGTCGCTGCTCTTCGTCGCCGTCGCCGTGGATCCCTTCCTCAAGTGA